The following proteins are co-located in the uncultured Draconibacterium sp. genome:
- a CDS encoding CAP domain-containing protein has protein sequence MKIWIVTVLIVFGSVISVSSTEPEKKLNTAENANYLTPLEKEVVYEINLFRSNPAKYAEEFIAPLAKYYEGRILHYPGDIAIKTNEGVGALYECVRELKKARSLDILQPSEALSLAAGDHQKDQENTGNTGHSGSDRSDLKIRIERYGSWQDRIAENIAYGNTSARQIVIFLLIDDGVKNRGHRTNLLHPAFKNVGIACGKHPVYRTMCVMDFAGGIIKK, from the coding sequence ATGAAAATTTGGATTGTAACGGTATTGATTGTTTTTGGAAGTGTTATTTCGGTAAGTAGTACTGAACCGGAGAAGAAGTTAAATACAGCCGAAAACGCAAATTACCTCACTCCGCTCGAAAAGGAGGTTGTTTATGAAATCAATTTATTTCGTTCCAATCCGGCCAAATATGCCGAAGAATTTATTGCTCCGCTGGCAAAATATTACGAAGGCAGAATATTGCATTACCCGGGTGATATCGCCATAAAAACCAACGAAGGAGTAGGAGCACTATACGAGTGTGTGAGGGAACTTAAAAAAGCACGATCGCTGGATATATTGCAACCAAGTGAGGCACTCAGCCTTGCGGCAGGTGACCACCAAAAAGATCAGGAAAATACAGGAAATACCGGGCACTCGGGTAGCGACCGTTCTGATTTAAAAATTCGGATTGAACGTTATGGAAGCTGGCAGGATCGAATTGCCGAAAATATTGCTTACGGGAATACATCAGCGCGCCAGATCGTGATTTTTCTTTTAATCGACGATGGAGTTAAAAATCGCGGACACCGCACAAATTTACTTCATCCGGCTTTTAAAAATGTGGGCATCGCTTGTGGCAAACATCCTGTTTACCGTACCATGTGTGTGATGGATTTTGCAGGTGGAATAATAAAAAAATAG
- the ssb gene encoding single-stranded DNA-binding protein — MNVLRNSVRLLGNLGEDPKVRRFDGGKVVAHFNLATNEIYRDSHGEKQSETTWHRLVAWGKQAEIAEKHLKKGSEISILGKLTNRSWEDKNGEKQYMTEVVINSMLMLDKNSN, encoded by the coding sequence ATGAATGTTTTAAGAAACAGCGTACGATTATTGGGGAACTTAGGAGAAGATCCAAAAGTTAGAAGATTTGACGGTGGAAAAGTAGTTGCTCATTTTAATTTGGCAACCAACGAAATTTATCGGGATAGCCACGGAGAAAAACAAAGTGAAACCACCTGGCATCGTTTGGTAGCATGGGGGAAACAAGCTGAAATTGCTGAAAAACACCTGAAAAAGGGTTCTGAAATTTCGATTCTTGGAAAATTGACCAATCGGTCGTGGGAAGATAAAAATGGAGAAAAACAATACATGACCGAAGTGGTTATAAACTCGATGTTAATGTTGGATAAAAACAGTAATTAG